One Corvus moneduloides isolate bCorMon1 chromosome 21, bCorMon1.pri, whole genome shotgun sequence DNA window includes the following coding sequences:
- the GLE1 gene encoding LOW QUALITY PROTEIN: nucleoporin GLE1 (The sequence of the model RefSeq protein was modified relative to this genomic sequence to represent the inferred CDS: deleted 4 bases in 4 codons) has product MESWQLRFETLEALRLSSKGRLSYCSRWQEDEAALEGCVAPVELSPYCGWVLDSLSGQLAQEITPTGTSTPKQSTPLRKRASAEKIPPGSHRSFSPPSSTEPSETKENDHLSPPEINQEVVPAVLSSKVAKVEGCIRMYEEMHRLKAKERLRQRQEEQEQMVRAAYAQASEQLKRFDELRELKRHQEFQELQEVMEKSSKEAQGQQEKLKEEHRHRAKILNLKLREAEQQRQRQEELERLRKEEGQERLRRLYSIQEELLQLNQQIDPNYRHKDLPRIDLSAYSNRGNQICGLVSGLIRTTSERGFPTQADVASTERALQEMRGLISSMQQEIAAALEEKKRKDEEEEKQKQKELEKKEQMKSQTPAPAQQSGGKQQKEGLQVKTEESIMQWYQQLQDAAEQCVAAFSEIGNCKGNTEVKKIKTNLQKAATIPVSQISSISGSKLREVFDKINNLLSGKPVQTEGQTVSVTQHPQGLEFVCYKLAEKFVKHGEGEVSFHRDSAFPIAVVLSGIWELHPRVGDIFLAHLHKKCPYSVPFYPARKEGTSMEEYQRMLGYEVHDSKVEEQDHFLKRMSGMIRLYAAIIQLRWPYGNKQGAHPHGLSYGWRWLAQMLNLEPLADVTAMLLLDFLEVCGNALMKQYGIQFWKTMFFIQKSYIPRIEAVTSSGQMGCLSRLKNFVQKCLQAEEIPLPKGILTPSFWRT; this is encoded by the exons ATGGAGTCGTGGCAGCTCCGCTTTGAGACTCTGGAGGCCCTGCGCCTCTCCAGCAAGGGCCGACTGAGCTACTGCAGCCGCTGGCAGGAGGATGAG GCTGCCTTGGAAGGATGTGTGGCTCCCGTTGAGCTCTCCCCTTACTGCGGCTGGGTGCTGGACAGCCTTAGTGGGCAATTAGCCCAAGAAATCACACCCACTGGAACTTCAACGCCCAAACAATCCACTCCCCTCCGAAAACGGGCGTCTGCGGAGAAGATCCCGCCTGGCAGCCACCGGAGCTTTTCACCACCTTCATCTACAGAGCCCAGTGAGACCAAG GAAAATGATCATCTTAGTCCCCCT GAAATAAATCAAGAAGTTGTTCCAGCA GTTCTGTCATCTAAAGTTGCAAAAGTC GAAGGCTGCATTCGGATGTACGAA GAGATGCACAGGCTGAAAGCAAAG gagaggctgagacagcggcaggaggagcaggagcagatggTGAGGGCAGCCTATGCCCAGGCCAGTGAGCAGCTGAAGCGCTTTGATGAACTGAGGGAGCTAAAGCGGCACCAGGAATTCCAAGAGTTGCAAGAAGTAATGGAGAAGAG TtcaaaggaggctcaggggcaGCAAGAGAAGTTGAAGGAAGAACACCGACATAGAGCAAAG ATACTGAACCTAAAATTGCgtgaggcagagcagcagaggcagcgcCAGGAAGAGCTGGAACGTTTGCGGAAGGAAGAGGGCCAGGAGAGACTGCGTCGCCTTTATTCCATCCAGGAGgaactgctgcagctgaaccagCAGATTGATCCCAACTACAGGCACAAAGACTTGCCCAGAATCGATCTGTCTGCATACAGCAATCGTGGCAACCAGATCTGTGGACTGGTGTCAGGGCTCATCCGCACCACGAGCGAG AGAGGGTTTCCTACTCAAGCAGATGTGGCCAGCACTGAACGAGCCCTGCAGGAGATGCGAGGGTTGATATCCAGCATGCAGCAGGAAATCgctgcagctctggaagaaaaaaagaggaaagatgaagaggaagagaaacaaaagcagaaagaattagagaaaaaagagcagatGAAGAGTCAGactcctgcccctgcacagcagtcgggaggaaagcagcagaaggaag gaCTTCAagttaaaacagaagaaagtatCATGCAGTGGTACCAGCAGCTTCAGGATGCTGCTGAGCAATGTGTTGCTGCTTTCAGTGAAATTGGAAACTGCAAAGGCAACACTGAG gtgaagaagataaaaacaaACTTGCAGAAAGCAGCTACAATCCCTGTGAGCCAGATCTCTAGCATATCAG GCTCTAAGCTGAGAGAGGTGTTTGACAAGATCAATAACCTGCTgtctgggaagcctgttcagACTGAAGGGCAAACGGTGTCCGTGACTCAGCATCCACAGGGGCTGGAGTTTGTTTGTTACAAACTTGCAGAGAAGTTTGTG AAACATGGGGAAGGAGAAGTATCTTTTCACCGTGATTCAGCTTTCCCAATTGCTGTGGTGCTCTCAGGAATCTGGGAATTACATCCTCGAGTTGGAGACATCTTTTTAGCTCATCTGCACAAAAAGTGCCCATATTCTGTGCCATTTTACCCTGCTCGGAAAGAAGGGACTTCTATGGAAGAATATCAGAG GATGCTTGGATATGAAGTTCATGATTCTAAGGTGGAAGAACAAGATCATTTTCTTAAAAGGATGTCAGGAATGATTCGTCTCTATGCTGCCATCATTCAACTCCGGTGGCCTTATGGAAACAAACAAGGA GCACATCCTCATGGTCTGAGCTATGGTTGGCGCTGGCTTGCACAGATGTTGAatctggagcctctggcagatgTGACAGCTATGCTGCTTTTGGATTTCCTGGAA GTGTGTGGCAATGCTCTGATGAAGCAGTATGGGATTCAGTTCTGGAAAACAATGTTCTTTATCCAGAAATCCTATATCCCAAG AATTGAAGCTGTGACCAGCTCTGGCCAGATGGGCTGTTTGTCACGTTTGAAGAATTTCGTGCAG AAATGTCTACAGGCAGAGGAAATTCCATTACCAAAGGGCATTCTGACACCTTCCTTTTGGAGAACATAA
- the ODF2 gene encoding outer dense fiber protein 2 isoform X3 — protein sequence MVEPRAARRRRRPGPCGRASCPWCGNPPPSSAHGRPCASRRADGELRWLRTPRGATWCISSVNEETTSSPNTVSRKLKSLKVTQKQKQKSKGDGVRAVRVKTKAPWMPPGKTRTRDTTLKWEESTERLELTPNPECERMQSVLRLSDLSTDDDDATCSKINKYEKKIDSLMNMVGTLKKEVKMQKMEEQEQMAKRLLEEQKEELNEVTQELVETEHENTRLRRNIERIKEEKDLTVLQKECLQQEKECLMSKLNEAERDGAAAARQIHALKNTIGRLNIEKHMSSTDINALTRQKELLLQKLSTFEETNRTLRELIAEQRAREKDAQKVLDRQGLLLKRLADSDAENMQLQIRLQGKEKEVESLTLQIVAEKEKARKALELSQAMESMKTHLQAQLQSKEAENNRLATQLRNLEMSEAQYKAELDLALEQMKEVKGKGDSDKEALKKAVRAQKERAERSEEYVQKLTAQLAEKDRCVAEAQCELESWRNRCNKALKEKDDLELEVVTLNSRVADLLEQQAKLQEQTRDEKEALLDKLHQQTGENNSLKKDNERLKAALNSMEGKLNQAQTELQQLQNSVRSYEGLIENYTAQAQKARKEADELAARLEKCERENKTIRDEMNKELETTRQNFQTQLAELEKLPEILKYTETQLAECHQQLMCYEKKNTDLCAMIADLRQLQGGQMEMTRERYQSAQEEKKQLTLKVEELERKLESTSAQNIEFLQVIAKREESIHQCQLRLEEKSRECSSLARQLEVAIEDAKKKVEQARERAVSRERAAQSKMLDLETQLSRNKTELNQLRRSKEDAERRYESRLQDLRDRLEQSESTNRSMQNYVQFLKSSYDNVFRESALLGSPSRSRSPL from the exons ATGGTGGAgccgcgggcggcgcggcggcggcggcggccggggcccTGCGGCCGCGCCTCCTGTCCCTGGTGCGGGAATCCGCCCCCGAGCTCGGCCCACGGCCGCCCGTGCGCCTCCCGCCGCGCCGATGGGGAGCTGAGGTGGCTGCGGACCCCGCGCGGAGCCACCTG GTGTATTTCATCCGTCAACGAAGAAACTACCTCTTCACCCAACACAGTGTCCAGAAAACTCAAAAGCTTGAAAGTAACT caaaagcagaaacagaaatcaaaagGGGATGGTGTGCGAGCCGTGCGGGTGAAAACTAAGGCCCCTTGGATGCCCCCAGGCAAAACACGTACCCGTGATACCACCTTGAAATGGGAG GAATCAACTGAACGCCTTGAACTTACACCTAATCCTGAGTGTGAAAGGATGCAGTCAGTGCTGCGCCTCAGTGACCTCTCCACGGATGACGACGATGCCACTTGCTCCAAAATTAACAAATATGAAAAGAAGATAGATAGCCTGATGAATATGGTGGGAACACTGAAGAAAGAG GTCaagatgcagaaaatggaggaaCAGGAGCAAATGGCAAAGCGTCtcctggaggagcagaaggaagaactGAATGAGGTCACACAAGAACTCGTAGAAACAGAGCACGAGAACACGCGGCTCCGGCGCAACATTGAGCGCataaaggaggagaaggacctGACTGT GCTACAGAAGGAGTGcttgcagcaggagaaggagtgTTTGATGTCCAAGCTGAATGAAGCAgaaagggatggagcagcagctgccagacaGATCCATGCCCTGAAAAATACCATTGGGAGACTCAACATT gagaaACACATGAGCAGCACAGATATAAATGCTCTAACAAGACAAAAAGAGCTTCTGCTCCAGAAATTGAGCACCTTTGAAGAAACCAACCGGACACTCAGAGAACTTATTGCAGAGCAGCGGGCTCgggag aAGGATGCCCAGAAGGTACTGGATCGGCAAGgactgctgctgaaaaggctgGCTGACTCAGATGCAGAGAACATG caaCTTCAGATCAGgcttcagggaaaagaaaaggaagtggaaAGCCTCACACTTCAGATAGTGGCAGAAAAG gaaaaggcaaggaaagcaCTTGAACTCTCCCAAGCTATGGAGTCTATGAAAACCCATTTACaagcccagctgcagagcaaagaaGCTGAGAACAACCGTCTGGCCACACAGCTGCGG aatCTGGAGATGAGTGAAGCTCAGTATAAGGCAGAGCTGGACCTTGCCCTGGAACAGATGAAAGAAGTGAAGGGCAAGGGAGATAGTGATAAAGAGGCCCTGAAGAAAGCTGTCCGTGCACAGAAAGAGCGGGCGGAGCGGAGTGAGGAGTATGTGCAGAAACTGACTGCCCAGCTAGCAGAAAAA GACAGGTGTGTTGCTGAGGCTCAGTGCGAGCTTGAGTCCTGGAGGAATCGCTGCAACAAAGCACTAAAGGAGAAGGATGATCTTGAACTGGAAGTCGTTACGCTGAACAG CCGTGTCGCAGACTTGCTGGAACAGCAGGCAAAGCTGCAGGAACAGACGCGGGACGAAAAAGAAGCTTTGCTGGATAAACTGCACCAACAGACTGGAGAGAACAACTCTTTAAAGAAGGATAATGAAAGACTGAAG gctgCTCTGAACTCAATGGAGGGCAAGCTGAACCAAGCGCAGACGGAATTGCAACAGCTCCAGAACTCTGTCAGGAGCTACGAAGGGCTGATTGAAAACTACACAGCACAG GCACAGAAGGCCCGAAAGGAAGCAGATGAGCTGGCTGCAAGACTGGAGAAGTGTGAAAGAGAGAACAAGACAATAAGGGATGAAATGAACAAGGAGCTTGAAACG ACACGTCAGAACTTCCAGACCCAGCTTGCTGAACTGGAAAAGCTGCCCGAGATCCTAAAGTACACCGAGACACAGCTGGCAGAATGCCATCAACAGCTCATGTGTTACGAGAAGAAGAACACGGACCTGTGTGCCATGATTGCAGATCTCCGTCAGCTG CAAG GGGGACAAATGGAGATGACAAGAGAGAGATATCAGTCTGcccaggaggagaaaaagcaacTCACCTTGAAGGTGGAGGAGCTAGAAAG AAAACTAGAGTCCACGAGTGCCCAGAACATAGAATTCCTTCAGGTCATAGCAAAACGTGAGGAGTCGATCCACCAGTGTCAGCTGCGGCTGGAGGAGAAGAGCCGTGAGTGCAGCTCCCTGGCACGTCAGCTGGAGGTGGCCATTGAGGATGCCAAAAAGA AGGTGGAACAAGCTCGAGAACGAGCAGTCTCCAGAGAGAGGGCAGCCCAGTCCAAGATGTTGGATTTGGAGACCCAGCTGAGCAGGAATAAAACAGAGCTGAACCAGTTGCGTCGGAGCAAAGAGGAT gcagagcGCCGATATGAAAGCCGCCTCCAGGACCTGCGGGATCGGCTGGAGCAGTCGGAGAGCACCAACCGCAGCATGCAGAACTACGTCCAGTTCCTCAAGTCTTCCTACGACAACGTTTTTAGGGAAAGTGCTTTGCTGGGCTCCCCGAGTCGCTCTCGCTCTCCCCTCTGA
- the ODF2 gene encoding outer dense fiber protein 2 isoform X1, producing the protein MVEPRAARRRRRPGPCGRASCPWCGNPPPSSAHGRPCASRRADGELRWLRTPRGATWCISSVNEETTSSPNTVSRKLKSLKVTQKQKQKSKGDGVRAVRVKTKAPWMPPGKTRTRDTTLKWEESTERLELTPNPECERMQSVLRLSDLSTDDDDATCSKINKYEKKIDSLMNMVGTLKKEVKMQKMEEQEQMAKRLLEEQKEELNEVTQELVETEHENTRLRRNIERIKEEKDLTVLQKECLQQEKECLMSKLNEAERDGAAAARQIHALKNTIGRLNIEKHMSSTDINALTRQKELLLQKLSTFEETNRTLRELIAEQRAREKDAQKVLDRQGLLLKRLADSDAENMQLQIRLQGKEKEVESLTLQIVAEKEKARKALELSQAMESMKTHLQAQLQSKEAENNRLATQLRNLEMSEAQYKAELDLALEQMKEVKGKGDSDKEALKKAVRAQKERAERSEEYVQKLTAQLAEKDRCVAEAQCELESWRNRCNKALKEKDDLELEVVTLNSRVADLLEQQAKLQEQTRDEKEALLDKLHQQTGENNSLKKDNERLKAALNSMEGKLNQAQTELQQLQNSVRSYEGLIENYTAQAQKARKEADELAARLEKCERENKTIRDEMNKELETTRQNFQTQLAELEKLPEILKYTETQLAECHQQLMCYEKKNTDLCAMIADLRQLITSRGTNGDDKREISVCPGGEKATHLEGGGARKKTRVHECPEHRIPSGHSKT; encoded by the exons ATGGTGGAgccgcgggcggcgcggcggcggcggcggccggggcccTGCGGCCGCGCCTCCTGTCCCTGGTGCGGGAATCCGCCCCCGAGCTCGGCCCACGGCCGCCCGTGCGCCTCCCGCCGCGCCGATGGGGAGCTGAGGTGGCTGCGGACCCCGCGCGGAGCCACCTG GTGTATTTCATCCGTCAACGAAGAAACTACCTCTTCACCCAACACAGTGTCCAGAAAACTCAAAAGCTTGAAAGTAACT caaaagcagaaacagaaatcaaaagGGGATGGTGTGCGAGCCGTGCGGGTGAAAACTAAGGCCCCTTGGATGCCCCCAGGCAAAACACGTACCCGTGATACCACCTTGAAATGGGAG GAATCAACTGAACGCCTTGAACTTACACCTAATCCTGAGTGTGAAAGGATGCAGTCAGTGCTGCGCCTCAGTGACCTCTCCACGGATGACGACGATGCCACTTGCTCCAAAATTAACAAATATGAAAAGAAGATAGATAGCCTGATGAATATGGTGGGAACACTGAAGAAAGAG GTCaagatgcagaaaatggaggaaCAGGAGCAAATGGCAAAGCGTCtcctggaggagcagaaggaagaactGAATGAGGTCACACAAGAACTCGTAGAAACAGAGCACGAGAACACGCGGCTCCGGCGCAACATTGAGCGCataaaggaggagaaggacctGACTGT GCTACAGAAGGAGTGcttgcagcaggagaaggagtgTTTGATGTCCAAGCTGAATGAAGCAgaaagggatggagcagcagctgccagacaGATCCATGCCCTGAAAAATACCATTGGGAGACTCAACATT gagaaACACATGAGCAGCACAGATATAAATGCTCTAACAAGACAAAAAGAGCTTCTGCTCCAGAAATTGAGCACCTTTGAAGAAACCAACCGGACACTCAGAGAACTTATTGCAGAGCAGCGGGCTCgggag aAGGATGCCCAGAAGGTACTGGATCGGCAAGgactgctgctgaaaaggctgGCTGACTCAGATGCAGAGAACATG caaCTTCAGATCAGgcttcagggaaaagaaaaggaagtggaaAGCCTCACACTTCAGATAGTGGCAGAAAAG gaaaaggcaaggaaagcaCTTGAACTCTCCCAAGCTATGGAGTCTATGAAAACCCATTTACaagcccagctgcagagcaaagaaGCTGAGAACAACCGTCTGGCCACACAGCTGCGG aatCTGGAGATGAGTGAAGCTCAGTATAAGGCAGAGCTGGACCTTGCCCTGGAACAGATGAAAGAAGTGAAGGGCAAGGGAGATAGTGATAAAGAGGCCCTGAAGAAAGCTGTCCGTGCACAGAAAGAGCGGGCGGAGCGGAGTGAGGAGTATGTGCAGAAACTGACTGCCCAGCTAGCAGAAAAA GACAGGTGTGTTGCTGAGGCTCAGTGCGAGCTTGAGTCCTGGAGGAATCGCTGCAACAAAGCACTAAAGGAGAAGGATGATCTTGAACTGGAAGTCGTTACGCTGAACAG CCGTGTCGCAGACTTGCTGGAACAGCAGGCAAAGCTGCAGGAACAGACGCGGGACGAAAAAGAAGCTTTGCTGGATAAACTGCACCAACAGACTGGAGAGAACAACTCTTTAAAGAAGGATAATGAAAGACTGAAG gctgCTCTGAACTCAATGGAGGGCAAGCTGAACCAAGCGCAGACGGAATTGCAACAGCTCCAGAACTCTGTCAGGAGCTACGAAGGGCTGATTGAAAACTACACAGCACAG GCACAGAAGGCCCGAAAGGAAGCAGATGAGCTGGCTGCAAGACTGGAGAAGTGTGAAAGAGAGAACAAGACAATAAGGGATGAAATGAACAAGGAGCTTGAAACG ACACGTCAGAACTTCCAGACCCAGCTTGCTGAACTGGAAAAGCTGCCCGAGATCCTAAAGTACACCGAGACACAGCTGGCAGAATGCCATCAACAGCTCATGTGTTACGAGAAGAAGAACACGGACCTGTGTGCCATGATTGCAGATCTCCGTCAGCTG ATTACCTCCAGGGGGACAAATGGAGATGACAAGAGAGAGATATCAGTCTGcccaggaggagaaaaagcaacTCACCTTGAAGGTGGAGGAGCTAGAAAG AAAACTAGAGTCCACGAGTGCCCAGAACATAGAATTCCTTCAGGTCATAGCAAAACGTGA
- the ODF2 gene encoding outer dense fiber protein 2 isoform X2 — translation MVEPRAARRRRRPGPCGRASCPWCGNPPPSSAHGRPCASRRADGELRWLRTPRGATWCISSVNEETTSSPNTVSRKLKSLKVTESTERLELTPNPECERMQSVLRLSDLSTDDDDATCSKINKYEKKIDSLMNMVGTLKKEVKMQKMEEQEQMAKRLLEEQKEELNEVTQELVETEHENTRLRRNIERIKEEKDLTVLQKECLQQEKECLMSKLNEAERDGAAAARQIHALKNTIGRLNIEKHMSSTDINALTRQKELLLQKLSTFEETNRTLRELIAEQRAREKDAQKVLDRQGLLLKRLADSDAENMQLQIRLQGKEKEVESLTLQIVAEKEKARKALELSQAMESMKTHLQAQLQSKEAENNRLATQLRNLEMSEAQYKAELDLALEQMKEVKGKGDSDKEALKKAVRAQKERAERSEEYVQKLTAQLAEKDRCVAEAQCELESWRNRCNKALKEKDDLELEVVTLNSRVADLLEQQAKLQEQTRDEKEALLDKLHQQTGENNSLKKDNERLKAALNSMEGKLNQAQTELQQLQNSVRSYEGLIENYTAQAQKARKEADELAARLEKCERENKTIRDEMNKELETTRQNFQTQLAELEKLPEILKYTETQLAECHQQLMCYEKKNTDLCAMIADLRQLITSRGTNGDDKREISVCPGGEKATHLEGGGARKKTRVHECPEHRIPSGHSKT, via the exons ATGGTGGAgccgcgggcggcgcggcggcggcggcggccggggcccTGCGGCCGCGCCTCCTGTCCCTGGTGCGGGAATCCGCCCCCGAGCTCGGCCCACGGCCGCCCGTGCGCCTCCCGCCGCGCCGATGGGGAGCTGAGGTGGCTGCGGACCCCGCGCGGAGCCACCTG GTGTATTTCATCCGTCAACGAAGAAACTACCTCTTCACCCAACACAGTGTCCAGAAAACTCAAAAGCTTGAAAGTAACT GAATCAACTGAACGCCTTGAACTTACACCTAATCCTGAGTGTGAAAGGATGCAGTCAGTGCTGCGCCTCAGTGACCTCTCCACGGATGACGACGATGCCACTTGCTCCAAAATTAACAAATATGAAAAGAAGATAGATAGCCTGATGAATATGGTGGGAACACTGAAGAAAGAG GTCaagatgcagaaaatggaggaaCAGGAGCAAATGGCAAAGCGTCtcctggaggagcagaaggaagaactGAATGAGGTCACACAAGAACTCGTAGAAACAGAGCACGAGAACACGCGGCTCCGGCGCAACATTGAGCGCataaaggaggagaaggacctGACTGT GCTACAGAAGGAGTGcttgcagcaggagaaggagtgTTTGATGTCCAAGCTGAATGAAGCAgaaagggatggagcagcagctgccagacaGATCCATGCCCTGAAAAATACCATTGGGAGACTCAACATT gagaaACACATGAGCAGCACAGATATAAATGCTCTAACAAGACAAAAAGAGCTTCTGCTCCAGAAATTGAGCACCTTTGAAGAAACCAACCGGACACTCAGAGAACTTATTGCAGAGCAGCGGGCTCgggag aAGGATGCCCAGAAGGTACTGGATCGGCAAGgactgctgctgaaaaggctgGCTGACTCAGATGCAGAGAACATG caaCTTCAGATCAGgcttcagggaaaagaaaaggaagtggaaAGCCTCACACTTCAGATAGTGGCAGAAAAG gaaaaggcaaggaaagcaCTTGAACTCTCCCAAGCTATGGAGTCTATGAAAACCCATTTACaagcccagctgcagagcaaagaaGCTGAGAACAACCGTCTGGCCACACAGCTGCGG aatCTGGAGATGAGTGAAGCTCAGTATAAGGCAGAGCTGGACCTTGCCCTGGAACAGATGAAAGAAGTGAAGGGCAAGGGAGATAGTGATAAAGAGGCCCTGAAGAAAGCTGTCCGTGCACAGAAAGAGCGGGCGGAGCGGAGTGAGGAGTATGTGCAGAAACTGACTGCCCAGCTAGCAGAAAAA GACAGGTGTGTTGCTGAGGCTCAGTGCGAGCTTGAGTCCTGGAGGAATCGCTGCAACAAAGCACTAAAGGAGAAGGATGATCTTGAACTGGAAGTCGTTACGCTGAACAG CCGTGTCGCAGACTTGCTGGAACAGCAGGCAAAGCTGCAGGAACAGACGCGGGACGAAAAAGAAGCTTTGCTGGATAAACTGCACCAACAGACTGGAGAGAACAACTCTTTAAAGAAGGATAATGAAAGACTGAAG gctgCTCTGAACTCAATGGAGGGCAAGCTGAACCAAGCGCAGACGGAATTGCAACAGCTCCAGAACTCTGTCAGGAGCTACGAAGGGCTGATTGAAAACTACACAGCACAG GCACAGAAGGCCCGAAAGGAAGCAGATGAGCTGGCTGCAAGACTGGAGAAGTGTGAAAGAGAGAACAAGACAATAAGGGATGAAATGAACAAGGAGCTTGAAACG ACACGTCAGAACTTCCAGACCCAGCTTGCTGAACTGGAAAAGCTGCCCGAGATCCTAAAGTACACCGAGACACAGCTGGCAGAATGCCATCAACAGCTCATGTGTTACGAGAAGAAGAACACGGACCTGTGTGCCATGATTGCAGATCTCCGTCAGCTG ATTACCTCCAGGGGGACAAATGGAGATGACAAGAGAGAGATATCAGTCTGcccaggaggagaaaaagcaacTCACCTTGAAGGTGGAGGAGCTAGAAAG AAAACTAGAGTCCACGAGTGCCCAGAACATAGAATTCCTTCAGGTCATAGCAAAACGTGA